From Penicillium psychrofluorescens genome assembly, chromosome: 1, one genomic window encodes:
- a CDS encoding uncharacterized protein (ID:PFLUO_000606-T1.cds;~source:funannotate): MPAVPTAASPTAPTRYSKHIVLTTYPGQSGIDPIPLEWGGADAKARGPVIASRSANLLKRRNAMGAHGGSYSIYNALAVAAGELEPEFRPDLRNSQPTFDFPFQSAWADKTKIVSMDPFGHDIVNQFREELDAGWDIRPTMAITRANMKLAEIGEAVRDGQLEVDGSIVVDSSGEVRVTKVAVEPVWYLPGVAERFGVDEGTLRRTLFEHTGGSYPELITRPDLKVFLPPIGGLTVYIFGPPERVSDENVKLALRIHDECNGSDVFQSDICTCRPYLAFGIHEAIREAQSGGSGVVIYFRKEGRALGEVIKYLVYNARKRGGDTADKYFTRTENIAGVRDMRFQALMPDILHWLGIKKIDRMLSMSNMKYDAIVQSGIEILERVPIPEHMIPSDSRVEIDAKINAGYFTTGKQFTTEELAQVRGRGWEKWEDITH, encoded by the exons ATGCCAGCCGTCCCAACAGCCGCATCTCCCACAGCTCCAACGCGATACAGCAAGCACATTGTA TTGACTACGTATCCAGGACAGAGCGGCATCGACCCTATCCCACTAGAATGGGGTGGCGCCGACGCCAAAGCGCGCGGGCCCGTGATCGCGTCGCGCAGCGCGAACCTGCTCAAACGCCGCAATGCCATGGGCGCCCATGGCGGCAGCTACAGTATCTACAATGCCCTGGCAGTTGCCGCCGGTGAGCTGGAGCCGGAGTTTCGACCGGATCTTCGCAATAGCCAGCCTACATTTGATTTCCCCTTTCAGTCTGCATGGGCAGATAAGACGAAGATTGTCTCGATGGATCCATTTGGTCATGATATTGTAAATCAATTTCgtgaggagctggatgcgGGCTGGGACATTCGTCCGACCATGGCTATTACTCGGGCTAACATGAAACTGGCGGAGATTGGCGAGGCAGTCCGCGACGGCCAGCTAGAGGTCGATGGATCGATCGTGGTCGATTCGTCTGGGGAAGTCCGCGTGACGAAGGTGGCCGTGGAGCCGGTCTGGTATCTGCCAGGTGTTGCTGAGCGATTCGGGGTGGACGAGGGAACCCTTCGACGGACATTGTTCGAACATACTGGTGGAAGCTACCCGGAGCTGATCACTCGGCCCGACCTCAAAGTCTTCCTTCCTCCGATTGGCGGCCTCACAGTGTACATCTTCGGCCCGCCCGAGCGGGTGTCCGACGAGAATGTTAAACTGGCCCTGCGGATTCACGACGAGTGCAATGGCAGCGACGTGTTCCAGTCAGATATCTGCACCTGTCGACCGTATCTGGCTTTTGGCATTCACGAGGCGATCCGTGAAGCGCAGAGCGGTGGAAGTGGCGTGGTCATTTACTTCCGCAAGGAGGGAAGAGCGTTGGGAGAGGTGATCAAGTATCTGGTGTATAATGCCCGCAAGCGCGGAGGAGATACTGCCGATAAGTACTTCACGCGGACGGAGAACATTGCCGGAGTGCGCGAT ATGCGATTCCAGGCCCTGATGCCCGATATCCTCCACTGGTTGGGTATCAAGAAAATCGACCGTATGCTCTCCATGTCTAACATGAAGTACGACGCCATCGTGCAGTCGGgcatcgagatcctcgagcgagTCCCGATCCCGGAGCATATGATCCCGAGTGACTCCCGCGTCGAGATTGACGCTAAGATCAATGCGGGCTATTTCACAACCGGGAAACAGTTCACTACGGAGGAACTGGCCCAAGTTCGTGGGCGTGGCTGGGAGAAATGGGAAGACATTACT CATTAA
- a CDS encoding uncharacterized protein (ID:PFLUO_000607-T1.cds;~source:funannotate): MNSRRRNGKQASCELCRRDKVRCDHALPVCNRCKARGVSSQCFYHPAPMTRPKGRRIFPLAEGVPFDRARSTGPSESSSQSNTPVATGHVSPSRHKPLLSGYFGPTSFVSSLSDDVDLSSDSQGLEEETGHRMLPPYWVQKISEVLLALGDFSTIEELVREYYELSQAAVIASPFIFNSLASIKAICKERIDSRDFDDFTSSLTVRIIQNTAETFNIPFTTRGADVHTLFTGARIRLEIIGVICSIAGRACYFWLAQKRFDSQTSRSHFTRKMLAASDAALQTCKILTPLNDLTIWLVHENLLLSHVINGASSPHVWSRLGELSTDIFALGLHREPKGSNEIPEFMLECRRRQFAATYQLDKNLATFLGRPPRIPLRYCDCRMPLDISDEALAADGLGLNSPQEVIDSRGWNINGLFQRSSWLRVRFIVNTFRDEILEVSLQGMNPSTAILLQDISDRCHSAWESFPIHLRYNPQSWDNSLPAAVSLMPIFCYLAYLYNDFLIQRLLTEKNNPRGNAALLSISSDLLSTVLRVGMQRDHAVDHRSDFTLTILLYGFPSANLLIKALQHHKRSGEPFLYKGSRPALIRNLSVFISHLESIARPDNASYALFQRASQAFSKIIDEVLEPDSVAPDTQLTEVPLFDYDQMVDVDGLDWFNMLDFGVAFNQWLF; the protein is encoded by the exons ATGAA CTCTCGTCGTCGCAATGGCAAGCAGGCTTCATGCGAGCTCTGTCGCCGTGACAAGGTCCGCTGCGACCACGCTCTGCCCGTCTGCAACCGCTGCAAGGCGCGCGGAGTGTCGAGCCAGTGTTTCTACCATCCTGCGCCCATGACTCGACCAAAGGGGCGGCGCATTTTTCCCTTGGCGGAAGGGGTGCCTTTTGACAGAGCCAG GAGCACTGGTCCAAGTGAATCTTCATCTCAATCGAACACGCCAGTAGCCACTGGCCATGTCTCGCCGTCACGGCACAAGCCTCTACTGTCCGGCTACTTCGGCCCAACAAGTTTTGTCTCTTCCCTGTCCGACGATGTTGACCTGTCTTCGGACAGCCAAGGATTGGAGGAAGAGACGGGGCATCGAATGTTACCCCCATATTGGGTGCAAAAGATCTCCGAAGTGTTACTCGCGCTGGGAGATTTCTCAACGATCGAGGAACTGGTTCGAGAATACTATGAACTGAGTCAAGCTGCCGTCATAGCATCGCCATTTATATTTAACAGCCTCGCTTCCATCAAGGCGATATGCAAGGAACGAATCGATAGTCGCGACTTTGATGACTTTACGTCTTCGTTGACTGTGCGCATTATCCAAAACACAGCGGAGACGTTTAACATTCCATTCACGACTCGAGGCGCCGATGTTCACACGCTTTTCACGGGGGCACGGATTCGTCTAGAGATCATTGGTGTCATTTGCTCTATCGCAGGCCGAGCTTGCTATTTCTGGCTTGCTCAAAAGAGATTTGATTCGCAGACTTCTCGCTCTCACTTTACGCGGAAGATGCTTGCAGCTAGCGACGCTGCACTGCAGACATGCAAGATTTTGACGCCTCTGAATGACCTCACGATATGGCTTGTCCATGagaacctgctgctgtccCATGTGATAAACGGAGCTTCAA GTCCACATGTATGGAGTCGGCTCGGAGAACTCTCGACTGATATCTTCGCACTGGGTTTGCACCGAGAGCCAAAGGGCTCAAATGAGATCCCAGAATTTATGTTGGAATGTCGTCGACGGCAGTTCGCGGCAACATATCAACTAGACAAAAATCTTGCCACGTTCCTCGGTCGCCCTCCTCGAATCCCTTTGCGATACTGCGATTGCCGAATGCCTCTTGATATCAGCGACGAAGCACTGGCGGCTGACGGCCTGGGCCTTAACAGCCCACAGGAAGTGATTGATTCCAGGGGTTGGAATATCAACGGGTTGTTCCAGCGGTCATCCTGGCTGCGAGTGCGTTTCATCGTCAACACGTTTCGCGACGAAATTCTTGAAGTCTCTCTCCAAGGCATGAATCCATCGACTGCCATTCTTCTACA GGACATCTCCGATCGATGCCATTCCGCTTGGGAGTCATTCCCTATTCACCTACGATACAACCCGCAGAGTTGGGACAACagtcttccagcagcagtTTCCTTAATGCCGATATTCTGCTACCTGGCCTACCTATACAACGACTTCCTCATCCAACGACTCCTCACCGAAAAGAACAACCCTAGAGGGAACGCCGCTCTTCTTTCTATCAGCTCGGACCTTCTATCAACTGTCCTGAGAGTAGGCATGCAGCGCGATCACGCGGTTGATCATCGCTCGGACTTTACATTGACG ATATTACTCTACGGTTTCCCCAGCGCCAACCTCCTAATCAAAGCTCTACAACACCACAAACGCAGCGGCGAGCCATTCCTCTACAAGGGCTCCCGTCCAGCTCTCATTCGCAATCTAAGCGTCTTCATCTCTCATCTCGAGTCGATTGCACGCCCCGATAATGCAAGCTACGCCCTCTTCCAGCGTGCCAGCCAGGCATTTTCGAAGATCATTGATGAGGTTCTCGAGCCGGATTCCGTGGCTCCAGATACCCAGCTTACCGAGGTGCCGCTGTTTGACTATGATCAGatggtggatgtggatgggtTGGATTGGTTTAATATGCTGGATTTTGGGGTTGCTTTTAATCAGTGGTTGTTTTGA
- a CDS encoding uncharacterized protein (ID:PFLUO_000605-T1.cds;~source:funannotate) yields the protein MGSQAAQVTPQPRIPKAGVWCPAVTIFDNATDTLDLESQKKYYAYLSRSGLAGLVIMGTNSEAFLLTREERAQLITTAREAVGPDYPLMAGVGTHSTKQTLELAHDAAAAGANYLLVLPPAYFGKATNMSVVKRFFADVARNSPLPVLIYNFPGVCNGVDIDSETITDIVQESAAASPNGMSNIVGVKLTCGSVGKITRLAATFGPSEFAIFGGQSDFLIAGLTVGSAGCISAFANVFPKTASRVFDLFTAGKMTEAMELQRKSALAESPCKGGIASTKYAVALYSAPAAGIENAMEKLKPRTPYEEAGEGVKKTVRELMGAVGEMEKAI from the coding sequence ATGGGCTCCCAAGCAGCTCAAGTCACCCCGCAACCCCGAATCCCCAAAGCCGGCGTGTGGTGTCCCGCCGTAACAATCTTCGACAATGCCACCGACACACTGGACCTCGAGTCCCAAAAGAAATACTACGCCTACCTCTCCCGCAGCGGTCTCGCCGGTCTAGTAATAATGGGCACCAACTCGGAAGCATTCCTCCTAACCCGCGAAGAGCGCGCACAGCTTATCACCACCGCGCGCGAAGCAGTCGGGCCCGACTACCCCCTCATGGCGGGCGTGGGCACGCATTCCACAAAGCAGACACTGGAACTAGCGCAcgacgccgcagccgcagGAGCAAACTACCTGCTCGTCCTGCCACCGGCATATTTCGGCAAAGCGACGAATATGAGCGTCGTCAAGCGGTTCTTTGCAGATGTCGCGCGCAACAGCCCGCTCCCCGTCCTGATCTACAATTTCCCCGGCGTATGCAACGGCGTCGATATAGATTCAGAGACTATCACGGACATTGTACAGGAATCAGCGGCCGCCAGTCCCAATGGGATGTCGAATATTGTCGGTGTGAAACTGACTTGCGGATCCGTGGGCAAAATCACCCGTCTGGCTGCTACTTTTGGTCCTAGCGAATTCGCCATCTTCGGTGGGCAGTCTGATTTCCTGATTGCGGGGCTGACCGTCGGGTCCGCGGGGTGTATTTCTGCATTTGCGAATGTGTTTCCGAAGACCGCGTCGCGGGTGTTTGACCTCTTCACGGCGGGTAAGATGACAGAGGCTATGGAGTTGCAGCGGAAgtcggcgttggcggagaGTCCGTGTAAGGGCGGGATTGCATCGACTAAGTATGCGGTCGCGCTTTACTCGGCACCCGCGGCGGGGATTGAGAATGCGATGGAGAAATTGAAGCCACGCACGCCGTATGAGGAGGCCGGTGAGGGAGTCAAGAAGACGGTGAGGGAGTTGATGGGCGCAGtgggggagatggagaaggcgatcTAG
- a CDS encoding uncharacterized protein (ID:PFLUO_000608-T1.cds;~source:funannotate): MASEASPAGGSLADRVTQPDAPKPAETEKPGDGAPSELRGSELQEPDYSVEVKLSDQQADPNNPLYSVTNFEDLGLDERILKGLSAMNFRKPSKVQERALPLLMRNPPSNLVGQSQSGTGKTAAFTLNILSRLDLSSEQSQKTPQALILAPTRELARQIVGVIQVMGQFLDGLIIGTAVPADSATRPTQMACSVVVGTPGTVQDMIKKRIMNASQLKVLVLDEADNMLDQQGLGDQCIRVKAMLPRTIQVVLFSATFPTHVHRYAGKFAPDANEITLKHEELTVEGIKQLYMDCNNDDEKYRNLVQLYGLLTVGSSIIFVRTRNSAVEIEKRMVAEGHTVASLTGGIEGSQRDAVIDAFRSGDAKVLITTNVLARGIDVSTVSLVVNYDIPEAFTPGSKSREPDYQTYLHRIGRTGRFGRIGVAISFVSNRDEWDMLRKIQEHFGCNIDRVDTDDWDEVEKVIKKTIKNPRSQANYVQMS; this comes from the exons ATGGCGTCTGAGGCTTCCCCTGCCGGTGGATCCCTGGCGGATCGCGTCACCCAGCCCGACGCGCCGAAGCCTGCCG AAACCGAGAAGCCCGGTGATGGCGCCCCTTCTGAGCTGCGCGGCTCCGAGCTCCAGGAGCCTGACTACTCAGTTGAGGTTAAGCTGAGCGACCAGCAAGCCGATCCCAACAACCCATTGTACTCGGTCACCAACTTTGAGGATCTCGGCCT GGATGAACGTATCCTCAAGGGCCTGTCTGCGATGAACTTCCGCAAGCCTTCCAAGGTGCAGGAACGTGCTCTGCCCCTGCTCATGCGCAACCCCCCCAGCAACCTCGTCGGACAGTCACAGTCTGGTACCGGAAAGACCGCGGCCTTTACTCTCAACATCCTTAGCCGATTGGATCTCTCTTCGGAGCAGTCGCAGAAAACACCCCAGGCTCTGATCCTCGCCCCCACACGTGAGCTGGCGCGCCAGATTGTCGGTGTTATTCAGGTCATGGGCCAGTTCCTGGACGGCCTCATCATTGGGACTGCTGTTCCCGCCGATAGCGCTACACGTCCGACTCAAATGGCTTGCTCGGTGGTCGTTGGTACGCCTGGTACGGTGCAGGATATGATCAAGAAGCGCATCATGAACGCGAGCCAGTTGAAGGTGCTTGTCctggacgaggccgacaaCATGCTTGACCAGCAGGGTCTGGGTGACCAGTGTATCCGTGTCAAGGC CATGCTTCCCCGAACCATTCAAGTCgttctcttctccgccacTTTTCCTACCCACGTCCACCGCTATGCGGGCAAGTTCGCTCCGGACGCGAACGAAATTACCCTCAAGCACGAGGAGTTGACGGTCGAGGGTATCAAACAGCTCTACATGGATTGTAACAACGACGATGAAAAGTATCGCAACCTGGTGCAGCTCTACGGGCTTCTCACTGTCGGATCTTCCATTATCTTCGTCAGG ACCCGTAACTCCGCTgtggagatcgagaagcgCATGGTTGCCGAAGGCCACACCGTCGCGTCTTTGACCGGTGGTATCGAAGGCTCGCAGCGTGATGCCGTGATTGATGCTTTCCGCAGTGGTGACGCCAAGGTtctcatcaccaccaacgTTCTTGCTCGTGGAATTGACGTGTCGACCGTGTCCCTGGTCGTCAACTAC GATATCCCCGAGGCATTCACCCCCGGCTCCAAGTCCCGCGAACCCGACTATCAGACCTACCTGCACCGCATCGGCCGAACGGGCCGTTTCGGCCGCATTGGAGTtgccatctccttcgtctcGAACCGGGATGAGTGGGATATGCTCCGCAAGATCCAGGAACACTTCGGATGCAATATCGACCGAGTGGACACCGACGACTGGGACGAGGTGGAGAAAGTCATTAAGAAGACGATCAAGAACCCGCGCTCCCAGGCGAACTATGTCCAAATGTCCTAG